The following is a genomic window from Chania multitudinisentens RB-25.
ATCTGCTCGGCGGGTGATTTACCGGCTACTTCACGAATGTACTCATTGGTGGCCGAGACCGATTTTTGTACCTGTGCACGGTGCCGCTCAGCCATGCCTTTACCGCGAGCGATAAGATAGACTAAAGACGTCAACAGTGGGATGAACAGCAGGAACACAATCCAGACGGCTTTATAAAAACCGCTCAATTGGTGATCGCGGAACAGATCGGAGACAACCTGAAACAAAATAAACAAGTAGGCAATAAGGAAGAAGAATGAAAATGTCGTGGCCAAGATATCCCAAAGGGTGAGTAAATGATAAGTCATTAGTGCTCCTTATGATCCAAGTAAAATCTTTATCTAGAACAGCGTGCAAGTACCTAAGCATAGGTCACGATTCTCTGTTTTTCCATGTTGAGCGGTAAGAAGAGGTCAAGTATTCAATGAGTTGATGCATGGTGCCCATTTTACGAACAGATAGGTTTCGTGAATAAACACGGCTATGGGAGCGGGGCCACCAACGTTAACGCTACCCCCCTGTAAGCGTAGTTCTCAGCTTGATTACTCCATCGCGCCAGCCACCGGAAAAACAGGCAACGCAGCTTTTGCTGGCGTTCTTTCATCAATGCAACAAAACTTGAACAATGCACCAGCTGTGACAGCTACCTGCAAGATGAGTTACTATCGCGGGCAGAATCGACCCTTTAGTCGTCTGAGGATATCTGAGTAATGAGTGAACTGACTCAGGATGGTGTTGAGCGTTTACCGCTGCACACATTCACTGAAAAAGCCTATCTGGACTATTCCATGTACGTCATCATGGATCGGGCGTTGCCGTATATTGGCGATGGTTTAAAGCCAGTGCAGCGCCGTATTATCTATGCCATGTCGGAACTGGGGCTGAATAACAGCGCTAAATTCAAAAAATCGGCCCGCACCGTGGGCGATGTTCTGGGTAAATACCATCCGCACGGCGACAGCGCCTGTTATGAAGCGATGGTGCTGATGGCGCAGCCGTTCTCTTACCGTTATCCGCTGGTGGACGGCCAGGGGAACTGGGGCGCGCCGGACGATCCGAAATCCTTCGCTGCGATGCGTTATACCGAATCGCGCCTGTCGAAATACGCCGAAGTATTGCTGGGTGAACTGGGCCAGGGCACGGTCAACTGGGTGCCAAACTTTGATGGCACCCTACAGGAACCGAAGATGTTACCGGCGCGGTTGCCGAATATTCTGCTCAACGGCACCACGGGGATCGCCGTGGGTATGGCTACCGACATCCCGCCGCATAACGTGCGTGAAGTGGCCGCCGCCGCCATTGCGTTGATCGACCAGCCGGGTGCTTCGCTTGAGGATCTGTTGGCATTTGTGCAAGGGCCCGATTTCCCGACCGAAGCGGAAATCATCACTCCGCGCGACGAGATCCGCAAAATTTACCAGAGTGGCCGTGGTTCGGTGCGTATGCGCGCCGTGTGGAAAAAGGAAGATGGCAGCGCAGTGATCACCGCATTGCCGCATCAGGTTTCCGGGGCCAAGGTGTTAGAGCAAATCGCCAGCCAGATGCGCGCCAAAAAGTTGCCGATGGTGGAAGATTTGCGCGATGAGTCTGACCATGAAAACCCGACTCGCCTGGTGATCGTACCGCGCTCTAACCGTATCGATCTGGAACAGGTAATGAATCACCTGTTTGCCACCACCGATCTGGAGCGCAGTTACCGGATCAACATGAACATGATCGGCCTGGATAACCGCCCGCAGGTCAAAGGATTGCTGGAGATCCTGACGGAATGGCTGGTTTACCGCCGTGATACGGTGCGCCGCCGCCTGAACTACCGCTTGGAAAAAGTGCTGAAACGCCTGCACATTCTGGAAGGCTTACTGGTCGCGTTTCTCAATATCGATGAAGTGATCCATATCATTCGCAGCGAAGATGAGCCGAAACCGATGCTGATACAGCGTTTTGGCATCTCTGATACGCAGGCGGAAGCGATCCTTGAGCTGAAACTGCGTCATTTGGCTAAGTTGGAAGAAGTGAAGATTCGCGCAGAACAGGATGAACTGGCGAAAGAGCGCGATCACCTGCAAGCGTTGCTGGCATCCGAGCGCAAGCTGAATACGCTGATTAAGAAAGAGATTCAGGCTGATGCGCAGGCTTATGGTGACGATCGCCGTTCGCCATTGACGGAACGTGAAGAAGCCAAAGCGATGAGCGAGCACGACTTTGTGCCTTCAGAGCCGGTCACCATCGTGCTGTCTGAAATGGGCTGGGTGCGCAGTGCAAAAGGTCATGATATCGATCCCGCAGGGCTGAACTACAAAGCCGGTGACAGTTTCCGTGCCGCTGCACGTGGCAAAAGTAACCAGCCGGTGGTGTTTATTGACTCCACTGGGCGCAGTTATGCGCTCGATCCTTTGACGCTGCCTTCTGCGCGTGGGCAGGGTGAACCGCTGACCGGTAAGCTGACGCCACCGCCGGGCGCGACGATCGAACAGGTGTTGATGGCGGCCGATGAGCAAAAATTACTGATGGCGTCAGACGCTGGTTACGGTTTTGTCTGCACCTTCAACGATCTGGTGGCACGCAACCGTGCCGGTAAGGTGATGATTACCTTACCGGATAATGCTAAATCGCTGCCGCCGATGGAGATCCACAGCGATGATGATATGCTCCTGTCGATTACCGCTGCCGGCCGTATGCTGATGTTCCCAGTGGCCGATCTGCCGCAGTTGTCGAAGGGCAAGGGCAACAAGATTATTTCGATCGCGTCGGCGCAGGCGGCATCCGGTGAAGACAAGTTGGTCTGGCTGTTTGTGCTGCCACCACAGACTTCCATCACCCTGCATGTTGGCAAACGCAAGCTTACGCTGCGGCCAGAGGATTTGCAGAAATTCCGGGCCGAACGTGGCCGTAAAGGCACCTTGTTGCCGCGTGGCCTGCAACGCATCGATCGGGTTGAACTGGATCTGCCGGAGCGTATACTGCCGGGCAATAGCGAAGAATAAGCTGTTCATAGAGCCGCAGCCTGCCCAGCTGCGGCAAGGCCCAAGGAGGGGCCAAGTCATACAACCAACCCCTTGCAACGTAAAAAATGCAGGTTATATTTCAAATAGTTAACTTTCGGTGCGTAAATTTATTGTGTCGGTTGCCGGCTGGCAGGAAAATAGTGAAAACAGCAGGGACACAGAGTGTTGCGCCAGCAGTGTGCTAATGAGGTTGTTATGTTATTGATTTTACGCGCTATTATTGTCATAATATATTGTATTTTGGTCTGTGTTTTCGGTTCGATTTATTGCTTGTTCAGCCCGCGTAACCCCCGCCATGTCGCGACTTTTGGCCATCTGTTTGGCCGCTTGTCAACGGTGTTTGGCTTAAAGGTTGAATTACGTAAACCTGCCAGTGCGGTCAATAACGGCAAATGCATCTACATTGCCAATCATCAGAACAACTACGATATGGTCACGGTGTCCAACATTGTGCAGCCGCGAACTGTCACCGTGGGTAAAAAAAGCCTGGCGTGGATTCCGTTTTTTGGTCAGCTTTATTGGCTGACCGGCAACCTGTTGATTGACCGGGATAACCGTGCCAAGGCGCATGGGACTATCGCCCAGGTGGTTGAGGCTTTTGCGAAAAAAGATATCTCGGTCTGGATGTTCCCTGAAGGCACGCGTAGCCGTGGCCGTGGGTTGCTGCCATTCAAAACCGGCGCATTCCACGCGGCAATTGCGGCGGGAGTACCGGTTGTGCCGATTTGTGTTTCCACCACCAGCGGGAAAATCAATCTTAACCGCTGGAACAACGGCCACGTGATTATAGAGATGCTGGAACCTGTTGATACCAGCGGATATAGCAAAGAAAGCGTGCGTGAGCTGGCGGCTTATTGCCAAGAGTTGATGCAGACAAAAATTGTGCAGTTGGACGCCGAAGTGGCCCAGCGTGAAGCTGCCGAAAAATGACATTAATCACCCCGTTGTTTTTCAAGCGAGCCGTTTGGCCATAGCTTGAAATCCAGCGGGTACAGTGCGTTGTTTTGATACGGCACTGTGCCGTTTATGCCTTGGTTGTTGCTGGGTTCTTGAGTGGGAATCGGGGTGTTTAATACAGTTTGGTTTTTATGGAGAAAGTATGTCACTCAGTCGACGTCAGTTTATTCAGGCATCGGGCTTGGCGCTGTGCGCTGGAACGGTGCCGCTGAGGGCTGAGGCGAGCAAAACGCAAACCCTTCTACCCATTCCCCCTTTGCTGGAATCCCGCCGCGGGCAGCCCTTTTTTCTGACCCTGCAACGTGCTCACTGGGCTTTTATCAATAACCGCAAAGCGTCGGTGTGGGGGATTAACGGCATATACCTGGGGCCGACGGTGAAGGTATACAACGGCGATGATGTCAAACTGATCTACAGTAATCGTCTAACTGAACCTGTTTCGATGACGATCAGTGGGCTACAGGTGCCAGGCACCTTGATGGGGGGCGCCGCGCGTATGATGTCGCCGAATATTGACTGGTCACCAGTGATCCCTGTCCGCCAGGCAGCGGCGACCTGTTGGTATCACGCGAACACCCCCAATCGGATGGCTCCGCATGTCTACAACGGCTTGGCGGGCTTATGGCTGGTTGAAGATGAGAACAGCAAAAACCTACCGTTGCCGAACCACTATGGTGTGGATGATTTTCCGCTGATCATTCAGGACAAACGCTTGGATAACTTCGGCACACCTGAATATGATCCGCCAGCACAAGGGGGATTTATGGGGGATACACTGTTGGTGAACGGTGTGCAGAACCCCTATATTGACGTCTCCCGTGGTTGGGTGCGGCTGCGATTGCTGAACGCTTCTAACTCACGGCGCTATTCGCTGCAACTGAGCGATGGGCGGCCGCTGAATGTGATCGCCGGCGATCAGGGTTTTCTGCCAGCCCCCGTTGCGGTACAACAGCTTTCTCTGGCACCGGGTGAGCGCCGTGAAGTGCTTATTGATATGTCGAAAGGTGAAGAGGTCTCCATTACCGCAGGCGAAGCCGCGAATATAATGGATCGCTTACGTGGCCTGTTTGAACCTTCCAACATATTGGTGTCCACACTGGTGCTGACGCTGAAGCCAACGGGGTTGCTACCGCTGGTGACTGACAATCTGCCGATGCGCTTGCTGGCAGAACCTCTGCCGGACGGTAACGCCAGCCGTTCGCGCGAATTCCAGCTGGGCGATAAAGTGGCTGGGATTAACGGCGTGATCTGGGATATGAATCGGATTGATGTGCAAGCAAAACAGGGGACTTGGGAGCGCTGGACGCTGCACGCCGATATGCCACAGGCGTTCCACATCCAAGGGGTGCAGTTCCTGATCAAACGTGTCAACGGAGCCTTGCCGATGGCAGAAGACCGTGGTTGGAAGGATACCGTTTGGGTCGATGGCGATGTTGAATTGCTGGTTTATTTCAACCAGATTGCGTCAGAACATTTCCCGTTCCTGTTCTACAGCCAGACGCTGGAAATGGCCGATCGTGGTTCTACCGGCCAGTTTGTGGTGCAGGCAGCGTCTTAAACGGCATTGGTCGCTCGTAACATTTTCAGGAAGGTGTGCACTATCGGTGTCGCGCTGTCGGCGTGATAGATCACATACAGATCGGCCGAGGGGGCCGCCTCTAGCGGGCAGAAACGCACGCCGGGCCATGGAATACGCCCGTAACTGTCTGGCAGCAGCGCAATACCATATTCTTCTGCCACCATTGCGATCAGCGTTTGTGGTTCATTGACCTGATGAGCAATGTCTGGGGAAAAACCCTGTTGCAGACACAGGTTGTGAAGATACAACCCCAGGCTGGCCTCATTGGGCGGCAGCACGATAAATCTGTCATGCTGCAACGCCTTGAGTGGGATCGCTGCACTTTCCGCCAGCGGATGCGAAACTGGCAATACCACGGCGAGTTTTTCCCGTGCCAAGAGTTGGCAAGCTAATCCAGGCAGCGTTTGTTGTTTTGCCTCGCGCCAAACGCCAAGATCGATATGCCGTTTTTGCAGTGAAATAATCTGTTGGCTTGGCGTTTGTTCGTTTAACACCCAGGTGGCATGTTCTGCTTGGGCAGCAAAACGTTTCAGCGCCGGGATCAGGCCGCCCCATACTGATGTTCCCACCATGCCAATCACCATATGGCCTGCTTCTCCCCTCCCTAACTGTTGTACCTGATTCAATGCGCTATTCGCTTGATCCAGCAGTATTTCGACATTATGAAACAGCGTGCGGCCAGCCAGCGTCAGCGCTATGGAACGGGTGGTGCGTTTGAATAACTCCACGCCTAACTGGTTTTCCAGCTCCTTGATATGCTTACTGAGCGGGGGCTGTGAGATGTTCAGCCGTCGTGCTGCCTGGGTGAAATTCATCTCCTCTGCTACAACGCGAAAATAGTGCAACAAACGGAAATTAATCCGGCTTGGATCGGGCAGTAGCTGTTTCATAAACGCTGGCCTTCCTATGGCGTATTTATAGGCAAATGGAATAAATCAGCGGGCAAGAATGTATTGGCCGCCGCTATCCTACGCTCTCTACTATGAGATTATTTCACCTATCCAGAGAAGAGAAGATTATGTTTAATCAAGAAGATGCTTTTTCCTGTGCCGATATTCTGCGCACCAGGCTGCCGGGTTTCCAGCCGCGCGCAGCCTTGATTCTGGGCTCCGGGTTGGGAGCGCTGGCTGAGGTGATGGCGGATACCGTAACCTTCGATTATACCGAATTACCGGGGTTCCCGGTAAGCAGTGTGGCAGGTCATGCCGGGCAACTGGTGGCCGGTTGGCTGGAAGGTGTGCCGGTATTATGCATGAAAGGGCGCGGGCATTTCTATGAAGGGCGTGGCATGCAGGTGATGACGACTGCGGTACGTACCTTCAAATTGTTAGGTTGTGAATTTTTGCTGGCGACCAATGCCGCAGGGTCGCTGCGCAAGTCAGTGCCACCGGGGAGCCTGGTGGCCTTGACCGACCACATCAATTTTATGCCGGAATCCCCCTTGGTTGGCAGCAACGACGATCGCTTCGGCCCGCGTTTCTTTAGTTTGGCCAATGCCTACGATCGTGACTTGCGTGCGCAACTGGCACAAGTGGCTGAAAAGGCCGGGGTGCCGTTAGCCGAAGGGGTATTTGCGGCTTATACTGGCCCGAATTTTGAAACACCGGCAGAAATTCGCATGATGCAGACCTTGGGCTGTGATGTAGTGGGGATGTCGATTGTGCCGGAAGTGCTTTCCGCCCGCCATTGTGGTTTGAAAGTACTGGCGGTATCGGCGATGACCAACTATGCCGAAGGATTGTCAGATACGCCGCTTTCCCATGAACAGACGCTGAGCTGTGCCGCGCTGGCGGCGGGTGATTTTATGCATCTGATCCGCGAGTTTTTTAACTCATTGTAAATATTATTTTTTATCGTAATGCCCCGTAGCAAAACCCCCGTTTTGCTACGTATACCAATATACCTTTTAAGCGGTTGCTAATAACGTTTTCGCTTGAAAAGTGGAAGGTATAAATCATCGTTTTAATCAGAATAACAAGGTGATGGCAATGGCAATAAAAACACGATTGAAGGTGATGGTTTTCCTCCAGTTTTTTATCTGGGGTGCTTGGTTGGTAACCTTAGGCTCTTACATGATCAACACCCTGCATTTCAGCGGGGTACAGGTGGGGATGGTTTACAGTTCGAAGGGGATTGCTGCATTGATTATGCCGAGTTTGGCGGGGATCATCGCCGATCGCTGGATCAAGGCCAATTATCTCTATGGTTTGTGTCATTTACTTGGCGCAGTGGCGCTGTACTGTGCAGCGCAGGTTGAGCAGCCGATGGTGATGTTCTGGGTGATGCTGTTCAACGCTATGGTTTATATGCCGACTATCGCGCTTTCTAACGCCATTTCTTACTTCTGCCTGGAAAAGCACGGTTACGATACGGTAAAAGATTTTCCACCGGTGCGGGTTTACGGGACGGTCGGTTTTATTGTGGCGATGTGGTTGATCAGCTTCGGTAAAATTGAATTAAGCAATATGCAGTTGTATCTGGCGGCGGCGGTGTCATTGGTGTTGGCCGTGTATTCCCTGACCTTGCCCCATTGCCCAACCAACAACGTGAAGCGCTCGCAAAGCTGGGTCAGCATACTGGGGTTGGATGCCTTCGTGCTGTTCAAGCAGAAGCGTATGGCAATCTTTTTCCTGTTTGCCATGCTGCTGGGGGCGGCACTGCAAATCACCAATACCTTCGGCAACCCATTCCTGCATGATTTTGCACTCAACCCGCAGTATCAGGATAGTTTCAGCGTGCGCTATCCTTCGGTGTTGCTTTCTTTGTCGCAAATTTCTGAAGTATTTTTCATCCTCACTATTCCATTTTTTCTGCGTAAATACGGCATCAAACAGGTGATGCTGATCAGCATGGCCGCCTGGACACTGCGTTTCCTATTCCTGGCTTACGGCACACCCGCCGGTTTTGGTTTTGTGCTTTTGCTGCTTTCGATGATTGTTTACGGTTGTGCATTCGATTTCTTTAATATTTCCGGTGCAATTTTCGTGGAGAAAGAAGCTGACCACCGCATTCGTGCCAGTGCGCAAGGGCTGTTTATGAGCATGGTCAATGGGGTGGGTGCCTACGTTGGGGCGATTGTCAGTGGTGAAGTGGTGGACTTCTTTACCCAAGACGGGGTGAAAGACTGGCAAAGCATCTGGTTGGTATTTTCGGCCTATACGCTACTGCTGGGGATTATCTTCGCGTTGACGTTCAGCTATCAGCACCGGCCGGAACAGGCTGTCGGGGAAATGCAAAAGGCTCATTAGGAGGAATACAGGGGCTGAATTCAACCCCTGTAGCATCAGGCAGGGAACCGCTGTTGTAGCTGTTGCCAGTCTGGTGCCCCTGCCGCTCCCCGGCTGGCGACCACGCAGGCCGCGACACGGTTGGCGAGATCGACCGCGTGTGGCAGTGACCAACCGGCAGATAGCCCGGCCAGTAAACCGGCGCAGTGGGCGTCGCCGGCACCGATGGTATCGATCACCTCAACCGGATAGACCGGAATATGCTGCGGCGGCTGCTGGCCGTCGCAAATCCAGGCTCCGTCACGATCCAGGCGGCAGATCAAGGTAATGTTATGTGCGTTGGCAAAACGTTGGGCAGCGTTGACCGCATCACCAGCGCCACATAAAGCTGCCACTTCGTCACGATTCAGGGTGAGCAGGGTATGGCTATCGCTAAGCATAGCGAAGAAGTCGGCGCTCAATTGGCCGACGCGTGGGCCAGGGTCGATCAGCCGCCATTGATCGAACGGCAGGCGTGTCAGCCAGTCGCGTAATGCGGCCCCCGTTTCTCCGGCCAGTTCGTAACCGTTGGCATAAACGATGGTAGCTGGCTCCAGCGGCAGGGTCGCCAACTGGGCTTTATTCCATTGTGCTTCACAACCGGTCATGGTGATAAACGTGCGTTCACCGTTGGGTTCCACCAAGGCCAGACACCAGCCGTTATCCATCTGGCTGTGGCGCAGCAGCACTGGCAGAGCCAACTCCTGCATCGCACTTTCAATAGCCATCCCCCAATCACCGTTACCAACCGGCATGCCGTTGATGACCGGAACATTCAGGCGGCGCAGTGCACGCGCCACGTTAAAGGCGCAGCCGCCAATCTGCCGCCCCTGTGGTATACCTTCAATATCTTCACCGCTGCGTGGCAGGTGTGGCAGCGTGAGCACCACATCACCTACTGCTCCCCCCAGCACCAGAATAGGTTTCGTAGGTAAGAACTCACTCATTGGCGCTCTCCACGGCTAGTGAGATACAGGCCGTAACCTGCCAGGCTGATCAGGAAGGAGACGAATAACCCCAGGCTGGAATCGGCAAACAGGCCTTTTGCCAACGGGCCGTCGATAAAGCCGGTTTTGGTTACCAGCAGTCCGCACAAGGCACCCAGGAACCAGCAAAACAGGGGAACTTTACGCACTCCGCGATTCTGACCATGCAGGCCGTAGAGGGCATTGGCATCGTAACCATGGTGGCGGCGCAGTTTGACGTAGTCGAGGATGAAAATTGCGGCCCAGGCAGACAGGAAAACGCCGCAAAACACCAGGAAGGAGATGAATGGCCCCAGGAAGTCTTCAGAAATAAACAGCACGTAGATGGCAATGCCGAGCACCAGTAACGCATCGATAGATACCGCCAGCGGCTGTTTCACCTTCACCCCCAGCGTCAGCAGATTCAGGCTGGCAGAATAGAGGCTGAGCACTGCGATAGTGACAATCCCGGCGGTGGCGGCCAGCAGATAAGGGATAGCCATCCAGGTTGGCAGTACTGAACCAATTAGCGCAATCGGGTTGGCGGAACTGGCCAGATCCGGCAGTTGTACCGAAAGCAGGATCCCGGTGAACATCAACAGCATCAGCGGCAGGCAGGCTCCTCCCACCACGGCGGCAAATATGCTTTTATCCGAAGACTGCGGGCTCTGGTAGCGGCTGTAATCCGCTCCGGCGATGGCCCAACTGATGCCCGTTCCGGCGGCAATCACAGAAACCGCGGGCAGAAAGCTGGTCAGCCAGCTGCCGGAGGGCAGCGACAGCACTTTGCCCCACTCGGTGGTGAAAACGATATACAGCACCACAATCAGCGTCATAGTACCGAAAATCCGGCTGAACCAGCTTTGCATCCACACCACGGTGTTCTGGCCCAGCAGGCTGACCACAATGGTCAAACCGCCGAACAGCAACAGGCTGAAGGCGGTGAGGGCATGGCTGGCACTCATGCCCGTGGCCTGGAATAGAGCCGCCAGCGTCAGGGTGCCGGTAATCACGTTCACCGCTTCCCAGCCCATCAGGTTAATCCAACTGAAAGTGGTGGGCGCAATGTTGCCTTGCAGGCCAAAGATCACCCGCGATAACGTCAGGGTTGATGTGCGGCCACGTTTACCCGCGAAGCTGGTGTAACCCACCAGAATAAAGCTGGCGACACCGGCCAGAGCGGCTAGGATCGACTGAATAAACGACAGACCAAAGGCGACGATCACTGCCCCGTAAACCACACCAAGAATGCCAATATTGGCGGCTGACCATACCCAGAACAGTTCGATAGGTTTAGCGGTTTGCTCGGCCTCTGGCACGCGATCAATCCCCGTGCTTTCTACTTTCCATGTCTCACTGCGGTTGATTTCACTCATAATGTGTTTATCCCTGGTTGCGCAGCCTGGTGAGAGCCTCTGCGTAAGGCTGAAAATCAATCAGATTGGCGCGGTTGATCCTGTCAATCCATTCCGGCGGGAAAGCGCCAATTCCGTGCAATGCGCCGCAAATTGCCGTTGCCATGGCTCCGATGGTATCGGTATCGCCACCCAGATTAGCGGCTAGCACGGCACAACGTTGTGGGTCGGTACCCGCCAGTTCAACCAATGCCAAGGTCATTGGAATGGATTCGATATTGTCCATCCCGGCGCCGAGGGTGTGATACAACTCTGCCAGCGCGTCGGCATCTTGTAGTGTATTGACTTTATTAACATATTCTAACGCCCAAACCAAACGGCGGCTGAGTGATGGGCTGAAAGTGGTAATGTGTTGCTGCTGTACCTGTTCCACTCTGACAGGCAACTCTTGTTTGATGGTGGCCCAGTCTGCGCCTTCAATGGCGCGGCTGATTGCCCAGGCGATGGTAAAGGCGCCGGCCACGGCGATATCTGATTTGTGCGTCGGGCTGCATGCCAGCCTGACCGCATCAATAAACCCAGGCAGATCGGTACTTGGCAGCAGGCAACCCAGGGGAGCTATCCGCATCGCTGCCCCGTTAGTCACACCATTAGCCGGGATCTCCATGATTGGCGTACCGGCACGCACTGCCAGCAACGCGGCTTTGGAGGTGGGGCCAAGAATGTTTTTATCAAAAGCGTTAACGCGTTCCGCCCACAACAGGATGTGATGAGCGATGCGTTCCGGCTCAATGCGGCCATTGGCGGCCAGCAGAGCCTCCATCAGCGCAACAGCCTGTTGGGTATCATCAGTGTATTCCGCGGCGAGAAATTCGTTGGCAGCGATATTCTCTGCCGGGCCGGGCAGGAAATCGTTGATCCAACCAAAATAATGGCGAACCTGCTGCAAAGGCCACAGTTCAGACGGCATCCCCATTGCATCCCCTACCGCTTGCCCATAAAGCGTGCCAAGGATGGCAGTATATGTGTGTTTTTTAATTATCATTTAATGGGGTATTCTCTTGTGTGAGTACATTTGAGTATAAAAGATATCGATCGCGACATTCGTGCTGAAATAAATCCAATTATAGTCCATTAAATAAAAAATGTGATTCCAATCCAATTCCAATCAATATAAATCTGAGCAGTGTTGTTATTCTGCACCTGTTAAATATGATAAAAGCAGAGTTTGGGGAGAATACAGAGATCAGAGGCGGGTTCAATGAATGATTTTATTACCTGGCTAAGTGAACAATTTTTACAGGCTGTGGCGGCACCACGTTATATTCAACTGGCCACGACGGTTGAAATGGCGATTAAACAGCATGTATTGGCCGTTGGGGATTTTCTGCCGCCGGAACGCTTAATTGCCGACAGGTTGGATGTGTCGCGGGTCACGGTCAGCAAGGCAATGAAATTGTTGGAGGAAAAAGGGCTGATTTCACGTCAGCAGGGCATTGGTACACGCGTTGCGATGCATATTGGTTATTCCCTCAACCAGGATCATGGTTTTACCGCTCAGCTGTTGCGTAATGGTAGCAATGTCAGTAATCAATGGCTGTTGCGTACCCGTATGATTGCTCCAGCCCACGTCGCGAAAGCGTTGGAAATGGAGAATAGCCACAGTATGGTGGTCAAGCTGCGCCGTCTGCGGTTGGTGGATGGAAATCCGGTTTCACTGGAGACCACCTATATTCCACCGCATTTTCTACCCGACCCGGAATTACTGGAACATTCACTTTATGCCCTGTGGCAGTCGCGCGGTATTGTGCCAGAAGGGCGGCATTTCCTGTTGACGGCGGTTGCCAGCAGTGAGGAGATTGCCAGCCTGCTCAATGTGCAAAGCGGCATGCCGTTATTGCGGATTGTTCAGACCAGCCGCAATGCCAAGGGCGAGGTACTGGAGTTTAGCGAAACCCTGTGCCGCAGCGATGTGTACGAGTTTGAAGTCAATAGCTGAGTAATCTGAGAAATAACCATGCTCTTTTGGCAACGAGTGCGTATAATCGCCGCCCGGCGATAAATTAACCTGCACAAGAGTATCCGTAATGAGCACCACCAGCCTGATCCAACCTGAACGTGAACTGTTCTCTTATAA
Proteins encoded in this region:
- a CDS encoding SHOCT domain-containing protein, giving the protein MTYHLLTLWDILATTFSFFFLIAYLFILFQVVSDLFRDHQLSGFYKAVWIVFLLFIPLLTSLVYLIARGKGMAERHRAQVQKSVSATNEYIREVAGKSPAEQISDAKKLLDDGVITDAEYQQLKAKALA
- the parC gene encoding DNA topoisomerase IV subunit A, with protein sequence MSELTQDGVERLPLHTFTEKAYLDYSMYVIMDRALPYIGDGLKPVQRRIIYAMSELGLNNSAKFKKSARTVGDVLGKYHPHGDSACYEAMVLMAQPFSYRYPLVDGQGNWGAPDDPKSFAAMRYTESRLSKYAEVLLGELGQGTVNWVPNFDGTLQEPKMLPARLPNILLNGTTGIAVGMATDIPPHNVREVAAAAIALIDQPGASLEDLLAFVQGPDFPTEAEIITPRDEIRKIYQSGRGSVRMRAVWKKEDGSAVITALPHQVSGAKVLEQIASQMRAKKLPMVEDLRDESDHENPTRLVIVPRSNRIDLEQVMNHLFATTDLERSYRINMNMIGLDNRPQVKGLLEILTEWLVYRRDTVRRRLNYRLEKVLKRLHILEGLLVAFLNIDEVIHIIRSEDEPKPMLIQRFGISDTQAEAILELKLRHLAKLEEVKIRAEQDELAKERDHLQALLASERKLNTLIKKEIQADAQAYGDDRRSPLTEREEAKAMSEHDFVPSEPVTIVLSEMGWVRSAKGHDIDPAGLNYKAGDSFRAAARGKSNQPVVFIDSTGRSYALDPLTLPSARGQGEPLTGKLTPPPGATIEQVLMAADEQKLLMASDAGYGFVCTFNDLVARNRAGKVMITLPDNAKSLPPMEIHSDDDMLLSITAAGRMLMFPVADLPQLSKGKGNKIISIASAQAASGEDKLVWLFVLPPQTSITLHVGKRKLTLRPEDLQKFRAERGRKGTLLPRGLQRIDRVELDLPERILPGNSEE
- a CDS encoding 1-acylglycerol-3-phosphate O-acyltransferase, producing the protein MLLILRAIIVIIYCILVCVFGSIYCLFSPRNPRHVATFGHLFGRLSTVFGLKVELRKPASAVNNGKCIYIANHQNNYDMVTVSNIVQPRTVTVGKKSLAWIPFFGQLYWLTGNLLIDRDNRAKAHGTIAQVVEAFAKKDISVWMFPEGTRSRGRGLLPFKTGAFHAAIAAGVPVVPICVSTTSGKINLNRWNNGHVIIEMLEPVDTSGYSKESVRELAAYCQELMQTKIVQLDAEVAQREAAEK
- the ftsP gene encoding cell division protein FtsP, which produces MSLSRRQFIQASGLALCAGTVPLRAEASKTQTLLPIPPLLESRRGQPFFLTLQRAHWAFINNRKASVWGINGIYLGPTVKVYNGDDVKLIYSNRLTEPVSMTISGLQVPGTLMGGAARMMSPNIDWSPVIPVRQAAATCWYHANTPNRMAPHVYNGLAGLWLVEDENSKNLPLPNHYGVDDFPLIIQDKRLDNFGTPEYDPPAQGGFMGDTLLVNGVQNPYIDVSRGWVRLRLLNASNSRRYSLQLSDGRPLNVIAGDQGFLPAPVAVQQLSLAPGERREVLIDMSKGEEVSITAGEAANIMDRLRGLFEPSNILVSTLVLTLKPTGLLPLVTDNLPMRLLAEPLPDGNASRSREFQLGDKVAGINGVIWDMNRIDVQAKQGTWERWTLHADMPQAFHIQGVQFLIKRVNGALPMAEDRGWKDTVWVDGDVELLVYFNQIASEHFPFLFYSQTLEMADRGSTGQFVVQAAS
- a CDS encoding LysR family transcriptional regulator, which gives rise to MKQLLPDPSRINFRLLHYFRVVAEEMNFTQAARRLNISQPPLSKHIKELENQLGVELFKRTTRSIALTLAGRTLFHNVEILLDQANSALNQVQQLGRGEAGHMVIGMVGTSVWGGLIPALKRFAAQAEHATWVLNEQTPSQQIISLQKRHIDLGVWREAKQQTLPGLACQLLAREKLAVVLPVSHPLAESAAIPLKALQHDRFIVLPPNEASLGLYLHNLCLQQGFSPDIAHQVNEPQTLIAMVAEEYGIALLPDSYGRIPWPGVRFCPLEAAPSADLYVIYHADSATPIVHTFLKMLRATNAV
- the xapA gene encoding xanthosine phosphorylase, translated to MFNQEDAFSCADILRTRLPGFQPRAALILGSGLGALAEVMADTVTFDYTELPGFPVSSVAGHAGQLVAGWLEGVPVLCMKGRGHFYEGRGMQVMTTAVRTFKLLGCEFLLATNAAGSLRKSVPPGSLVALTDHINFMPESPLVGSNDDRFGPRFFSLANAYDRDLRAQLAQVAEKAGVPLAEGVFAAYTGPNFETPAEIRMMQTLGCDVVGMSIVPEVLSARHCGLKVLAVSAMTNYAEGLSDTPLSHEQTLSCAALAAGDFMHLIREFFNSL